In Procambarus clarkii isolate CNS0578487 chromosome 6, FALCON_Pclarkii_2.0, whole genome shotgun sequence, one DNA window encodes the following:
- the LOC123753618 gene encoding proteoglycan 4-like: MEDNRAVKLCQSPSSELLTETLASKSYTPSTCKSYTPSTRKSYTPSTSKSYTPSTRKSYTPLTRKSYTPSTRKSYIPSTRKSYTPSARKSYTPSTCKSYTPSTRKSYTPSTSKSYTPSTRKSYTPLTRKSYTPSTRKSYTPSTRKSYTPSTCKSYTPSTSKSYTPSTSKSYTPSTSKSYTPSTRKSYTPSARKSYTPSTRKSYTPSTRKSYTPSARKSYTPSTRKSYTPSTSKS, translated from the coding sequence CGTTGGCTAGCAAGTCCTACACCCCGTCGACTTGCAAGTCCTACACCCCGTCGACTAGGAAGTCCTACACACCGTCGACTAGCAAGTCCTACACACCGTCGACTAGGAAGTCCTACACCCCGTTGACTAGGAAGTCCTACACCCCGTCGACTAGGAAGTCCTACATCCCGTCGACTAGGAAGTCCTACACCCCGTCGGCTAGGAAGTCCTACACCCCGTCGACTTGCAAGTCCTACACCCCGTCGACTAGGAAGTCCTACACACCGTCGACTAGCAAGTCCTACACACCGTCGACTAGGAAGTCCTACACACCGTTGACTAGGAAGTCCTACACACCGTCGACTAGGAAGTCCTACACCCCGTCGACTAGGAAGTCCTACACCCCGTCGACTTGCAAGTCCTACACCCCGTCGACTAGCAAGTCCTACACCCCGTCGACTAGCAAGTCCTACACCCCATCGACTAGCAAGTCCTACACCCCGTCGACTAGGAAGTCCTACACCCCGTCGGCTAGGAAGTCCTACACCCCGTCGACTAGGAAGTCCTACACCCCGTCGACTAGGAAGTCCTACACCCCGTCGGCTAGGAAGTCCTACACCCCGTCGACTAGGAAGTCCTACACCCCGTCGACTAGCAAGTCCTAG